Proteins encoded in a region of the Drosophila sechellia strain sech25 chromosome 2L, ASM438219v1, whole genome shotgun sequence genome:
- the LOC6613285 gene encoding uncharacterized protein LOC6613285 isoform X4: MDIALRGTNRASSTSTTGTGLHHAVSLGNIEVSTKTTYSSHMDRSYDSEDEHTGRRRLRHTLSTELHPHTSVYSRGDIREQYCLTDRQLHSIEQRPRRERFFGCLSRRGQTQSGSFLGGCVGRRVPSDENLAAYAPFEKYPRYQNSYTDTHELESSYFRRQPASILSIGKSGEADLGRRYTWIGQQQVTNNNPDYQSDHRATCCTAPLESFYQDVLLRNYYVELCAPPNPTPPTSHTNQIANLNVCSYHCPTYATMPTTHHQHHHQQQGGNVRTKHVSFARSHTLTSFDNVNAGFRSSGRLKTARSQERLIGGKKPIIATGSMYETLQPPLQAQQQPQQMQPQQSSTLPKTWLPPPVQLQPCQHHHAPIHLHQPIPDNMVGLIIPQPLPLALPLPSPEVLIVEKKFRNAMKTQATQTDAAARRQGQIGYNTQVLALSPRPPHRIKVVSQGAQTNGLQNGKKLTKSLSEIPNGKDGTSSHHYQQGSIYPHEMIYRTQSQDVTPLQTLSDAQNNIMYYKPPPPLLDAHSYGLGMEHLSRTRPSPSEQSVEYVNVNAAAVALNESFDYESNSLPRRACTSHTDFYSNSLPRRHITESSELMTDSVPLDFSQSHLLPPPSEYCKNDDEDVEEYYDEEEDHPHETESYSSEVCMEHAAQHRRMSMLPQMIDSPFRRDDLRRQSMPVYGQTEKLIDGFGPRSSFRRRDKVSCFPDEPPAVQEARDEQEIFIDFKPHISPKPSPKLQLKHRKQHKAEIAMKKMQQQRMAQAAALTLPKPKSQPVEVEVRKVELEPSDEEEDEDEVSEPEEEDDGEEIDEDEQKLEADLQEDEEPLYENITPCGCRVVPQPDVENIQDKRSQFRKRSVSLDDDYEDKASETPTLTGLRLPSTPASPCRDELLANVSTYPSSDSLANDNTRDHSDGIWNESQVTVLTAEQRDISDGSYSSNLLLTPSSKRKNLLLQHQQRSSVDTDALDFEEQSPTYGLQTLPKIIKTPTPTTSRPTSTQPMMPPPAIAVTPSTNQILDSCISSPLPKRSMVPRGSVPDARQLMFTGGTAKQRHSDASFLPMGATDYARSADISECSTNTDEYATCTDTSKRTPVSTQSSQLEKTHAGSSFESASSLYSMREDLLQHDEKERDKQAPLTKAQLKSPIGSVAELTRKSPSHSISSTTSSGSCPVSGAAIKSPAKESLPQTVTSSGTSQMKVSSAECIQPGVKPKPDSISEDERSEVRYSSSGYYESPHEEDEEKQGTRSKARRLRQEDERKRRKTSMKLDIEKENMRALTSPIKKPAGSSKITSPEQSISGTMDNGSSPSKMKRFRPKIRRQLRKSSREDVLAAAAVRRSRATPTIFGLSSGSGDTELLLDASMSTGAVAGTTTTAVTSVSAPSSASKLPTSESSVTTQPEAVVAPLPAKKPHSCATPTSLLSPKLPTTSGTQSKSTSDAFQLKAKSIESLRSVSPGSDSVFYSEADGNAASGEQSHCHHCGKEMEGKQQSNTISELAGDSVESIPYIEQDIVKPPSDFADSPVTTKTTQRLYKKMDKRFRSEERYHGERGRHYKTRQENIRAKSEERGRIPSLPNTPVLRPAGSSPCVLPDTEQSQHIIYKGHYDAGRYTRLTDDDLWTQLDHQCFDRSRERRASTESEKGFHAKYQVILHRLVQRRCTLEMYHRQKHNSFRVDKTVVVKSDSGEFGFRIHGSKPVVVAAIEPETPAESSGLEVGDIIISVNGVQVLDKHHTEVVKIAHDGCEKLELQVARTIGVLMHEQLEPPSQPIFSGYLWRQSGQAKGAPNTKKWVRRWFSLRPDNCLYYYKTEDDSQPVGAMIMAKHTVDLCPVDVGKPFAFKVDAGEGIPMYVAADSDEMANRWLQLLRQAASQDNQWLDKSARCLYQSPSNIQRPDCFGYLLKLGSRWCGWSKRYCVLKDACLYFYQDANSKSAFGMACLHGYKVASMSANASGKKNSFEIVPPETKLRHYFFCTESEMDKKRWISALEYSIDRWIKSG; the protein is encoded by the exons CAGCATAGAGCAGCGTCCTAGGCGGGAacgattttttggctgccTTTCGCGACGCGGTCAAACGCAATCGGGCAGTTTTTTGGGTGGCTGTGTGGGGCGGCGGGTGCCCTCCGATGAGAATTTGGCCGCCTATGCTCCATTTGAAAAATATCCACG CTACCAGAACAGCTACACGGACACACACGAATTGGAAAGTTCCTATTTTCGCCGTCAACCGGCGTCGATTCTGAGCATTGGTAAATCTGGTGAAGCGGACCTGGGTAGACGCTACACCTGGATTGGTCAGCAGCAGGTGACCAACAACAATCCCGACTACCAATCGGACCACAG GGCAACTTGTTGTACAGCACCACTTGAATCCTTTTACCAGGATGTTTTGCTACGGAATTATTATGTCGAGCTTTGCGCTCCACCAAATCCTACACCACCAACATCACACACCAATCAAATCGCTAATCTAAATGTTTG CTCGTATCACTGCCCCACATACGCCACAATGCCAACCACACACcatcagcaccaccaccaacaacaGGGCGGAAATGTCAG AACCAAACACGTGAGCTTTGCCAGgtcgcacacactcacaagTTTCGACAATGTGAATGCCGGATTCCGATCCTCAGGCCGTTTGAAAACGGCCCGAAGCCAGGAGAGATTAATTGGGGGCAAGAAGCCCATTATTGCCACGGGCTCCATGTACGAAACACTCCAGCCCCCGCTCCAAGCCCAACAGCAACCGCAACAGATGCAGCCGCAACAGAGCTCCACCCTGCCAAAAACCTGGCTGCCACCACCAGTTCAACTGCAGCCATGCCAGCACCACCATGCCCCGATTCACCTGCACCAGCCCATTCCAG ACAACATGGTCGGACTGATCATTCCGCAACCCCTGCCCTTGGCTCTTCCACTGCCCAGTCCCGAAGTTCTCATCGTCGAGAAGAAGTTCCGCAACGCCATGAAAACGCAGGCCACTCAAACAGATGCAGCAGCCCGTCGCCAGGGGCAAATTGGCTACAATACCCAGGTCCTGGCTTTGAGTCCCCGGCCACCACATCGCATCAAGGTGGTTTCCCAGGGGGCTCAaacgaacggcctgcagaatgGCAAAAAACTAACGAAAAGCCTCTCCGAAATACCCAATGGCAAGGATGGCACCTCCTCCCATCATTATCAACAGGG TTCCATATACCCGCATGAGATGATCTACCGCACTCAGTCGCAGGATGTGACCCCTTTGCAGACCCTTTCGGATGCCCAAAACAACATCATGTACTACAAACCGCCGCCACCATTGCTGGATGCCCACAGTTACGGACTGGGAATGGAGCACCTGAGCCGGACACGTCCTTCGCCATCCGAGCAAAGTGTGGAAtatgtgaatgtgaatgctGCCGCAGTGGCTCTGAATGAAAGTTTCGACTACGAGAGCAACAGTTTGCCTCGACGAGCGTGTACCTCGCATACGGATTTCTATTCGAATAGTTTGCCTAGAAGGCATATCACGGAGAGCTCCGAACTAATGACCGATAGTGTTCCCTTGGACTTTAGCCAATCGCATTTATTGCCACCACCAAGTGAGTACTGCAAGAacgacgacgaggatgtgGAGGAGTACTACGACGAGGAGGAAGATCATCCCCATGAAACGGAGAGCTATAGCTCAGAGGTCTGCATGGAGCACGCGGCCCAACATCGCCGGATGTCCATGCTGCCTCAGATGATAGACTCTCCATTTCGTCGCGATGATCTGAGGCGCCAATCCATGCCGGTTTATGGCCAAACAGAGAAGCTCATCGATGGCTTCGGTCCAAGGAGCTCTTTTCGAAGGCGCGACAAGGTCAGCTGTTTTCCGGATGAGCCGCCAGCCGTACAAGAAGCTCGGGATGAGCAGGagatatttattgattttaagcCGCACATTTCGCCCAAGCCGAGCCCTAAGCTCCAGCTGAAGCACCGTAAGCAGCACAAGGCGGAGATCGCCATGAAAAagatgcaacagcagcggaTGGCACAGGCGGCAGCTCTGACCCTGCCCAAGCCCAAGTCACAGCCAGTCGAAGTTGAGGTGAGAAAAGTTGAACTTGAACCCAgcgatgaggaggaggacgaaGACGAGGTTTCCGAGCCCGAAGAGGAGGATGACGGCGAGGAGATCGATGAAGATGAGCAGAAACTAGAGGCAGATCTGCAGGAGGATGAGGAACCGCTGTACGAGAACATAACGCCCTGTGGCTGCCGGGTGGTTCCTCAGCCAGATGTGGAGAATATCCAGGACAAACGCTCGCAATTCCGCAAGCGATCTGTAAGCTTGGATGATGACTACGAGGACAAGGCATCTGAAACTCCCACACTAACTGGCCTGAGACTCCCATCAACTCCGGCCAGTCCTTGCCGCGATGAGCTGCTGGCCAATGTCTCAACTTATCCTTCCTCAGACTCGCTGGCCAATGACAATACCCGCGATCATTCCGATGGCATATGGAATGAGTCGCAGGTTACTGTCTTGACAGCTGAACAGAGGGATATATCCGATGGCTCCTACAGTTCCAACTTACTGTTGACTCCATCCTCGAAAAGGAAGAACCTACTGCTGCAGCATCAGCAGAGAAGCTCGGTGGACACCGATGCCCTGGATTTTGAGGAACAA AGTCCCACCTATGGCCTACAAACACTGCCGAAGATCATCAAGACCCCCACACCAACCACATCGAGGCCCACATCCACCCAACCAATGATGCCACCACCAGCCATCGCCGTAACTCCATCTACAAATCAGATTCTGGACAGCTGCATAAGTTCACCGCTGCCCAAGAGGAGCATGGTCCCCAGGGGATCGGTTCCGGACGCCCGACAGCTCATGTTCACTGGTGGAACCGCCAAACAAAG ACACTCGGATGCCTCGTTCCTGCCCATGGGCGCCACGGACTATGCGAGGAGTGCAGATATATCGGAGTGCAGTACGAATACAGATGAGTATGCCACCTGCACGGACACCTCGAAACGCACACCAG TGTCCACCCAGAGCTCGCAGTTGGAAAAGACGCACGCCGGCAGTTCCTTCGAAAGCGCCAGTTCCCTCTACTCCATGCGGGAGGATCTCCTCCAGCACGACGAGAAGGAGCGGGATAAGCAGGCCCCTCTTACCAAGGCTCAACTAAAATCGCCCATTGGCTCAGTGGCAGAGCTGACCAGGAAATCGCCATCGCACTCCATCAGTAGTACCACCTCTTCAGGAAGCTGTCCCGTCTCGGGAGCGGCCATCAAATCTCCTGCCAAGGAAAGTCTGCCCCAAACGGTGACCAGTTCGGGAACGTCCCAGATGAAAGTCAGCTCAGCAGAATGCATACAGCCTGGAGTTAAGCCCAAGCCGGATTCCATATCGGAGGATGAGCGCAGCGAAGTGCGGTACTCCTCATCCGGTTATTACGAGAGTCCCCACGAGGAGGATGAAGAAAAGCAGGGCACAAGGAGCAAGGCCCGCCGACTGCGACAGGAAGACGAAAGGAAAAGGCGCAAGACTAGCATGAAGCTGGACATTGAAAAGGAGAACATGCGTGCCCTAACCAGTCCCATTAAAAAGCCCGCAGGATCCAGCAAGATCACATCGCCAGAGCAATCGATTTCTGGAACCATGGACAATGGCAGCAGTCCCAGCAAAATGAAACGCTTCCGTCCCAAGATACGCAGGCAGTTGAGAAAAAGTTCACGGGAAGATGTCctggcggcggcagcggtACGCAGGAGtcgtgccacgcccactattTTCGGCCTGAGCAGCGGCAGTGGAGACACAGAGTTGCTACTAGATGCCAGCATGTCAACAGGCGCCGTGGCAGGAACCACCACCACTGCCGTGACATCCGTATCAGCGCCATCGTCCGCATCTAAGTTACCAACATCGGAATCCTCAGTGACCACACAACCTGAGGCAGTGGTGGCTCCATTGCCGGCGAAGAAACCACATAGTTGCGCAACGCCCACATCCTTGCTGTCACCCAAACTGCCCACAACTAGCGGCACCCAATCGAAGTCCACATCGGACGCCTTTCAGCTCAAGGCCAAGTCCATCGAGTCCTTGCGCTCTGTGTCGCCAGGTTCCGATTCCGTGTTCTACAGCGAAGCCGATGGCAATGCGGCCAGTGGCGAACAGAGTCATTGCCACCATTGCGGCAAGGAGATGGAGGGCAAGCAGCAGAGCAACACCATCAGCGAACTGGCTGGTGACTCGGTCGAGTCGATACCCTACATCGAGCAGGACATCGTCAAGCCTCCCTCGGACTTCGCCGACTCGCCGGTAACCACCAAGACCACACAGCGGTTGTACAAAAAGATGGACAAGCGGTTCCGTTCCGAGGAGCGCTATCATGGAGAAAGGGGCAGGCACTACAAAACCAGGCAGGAGAATATTAGGGCAAAG AGCGAGGAGCGTGGACGCATTCCCAGTCTTCCCAATACCCcagtccttcgtcctgccgGCTCCAGTCCTTGTGTCCTGCCCGATACGGAACAGAGTCAGCACATTATCTATAAGGGACACTACGACGCAGGACGCTATACACGACTGACCGACGATGACTTGTGGACTCAACTGGACCATCAGTGTTTTG ATCGTTCCAGGGAGCGCAGAGCTTCCACTGAGTCGGAGAAGGGCTTCCATGCCAAGTACCAAGTGATCCTACATCGCCTCGTCCAGCGACGCTGCACATTGGAGATGTACCACCGCCAGAAGCACAACAGTTTCC GCGTGGACAAAACCGTGGTGGTCAAGAGCGATTCCGGCGAATTCGGTTTCCGTATTCACGGTTCCAAGCCCGTTGTAGTGGCCGCCATCGAACCGGAGACTCCGGCGGAGAGCTCTGGCTTGGAGGTGGGCGACATCATCATATCCGTGAATGGCGTCCAAGTGCTGGACAAACACCACACCGAGGTGGTCAAGATCGCACACGATGGCTGCGAGAAGCTGGAACTTCAGGTGGCCCGGACCATTGGGGTGCTAATGCACGAGCAACTGGAGCCGCCAAGTCAGCCCATATTTAGTGGATACCTGTGGCGGCAGAGTGGACAGGCCAAGGGAGCGCCCAATACCAAGAAATGGGTGCGTCGTTGGTTCTCCCTGCGACCCGATAATTGTCTGTATTACTACAAAACTGAAGAT GACTCTCAGCCCGTTGGCGCCATGATTATGGCCAAGCATACCGTGGACCTGTGTCCTGTGGATGTGGGCAAACCCTTTGCCTTCAAAGTGGATGCCGGCGAGGGTATTCCCATGTACGTGGCTGCCGATTCCGATGAGATGGCGAACAGGTGGCTCCAGCTGCTTAGACAAGCGGCCTCCCAGGACAACCAGTGGCTGGACAAGAG TGCGCGGTGCTTGTACCAGAGTCCCAGCAACATTCAGCGGCCCGACTGCTTCGGCTACTTACTCAAATTGGGCTCAAGGTGGTGCGGTTGGTCGAAACGCTATTGCGTTCTTAAGGATGCCTGCCTCTATTTTTACCAAGATGCAAATAGCAAGAGTGCATTCG GCATGGCCTGCTTGCACGGCTACAAAGTGGCCTCGATGTCCGCCAATGCATCCGGCAAGAAGAACTCGTTCGAGATAGTGCCACCAGAGACGAAATTGCGTCACTATTTCTTCTGCACCGAAAGCGAAATGGATAAGAAGCG CTGGATATCCGCACTGGAGTACTCCATTGACCGCTGGATAAAGTCCGGGTAA